The genomic segment GCGCGGCGAAGACCTTGAGCGGAGTCAGGACCTTACCGAACTGACGGCGCGTGCCGGCGTAGACCAGCTTCATCGTCAAGCCTTTTGGTTGTTCGATGGGGGGAAGGAAGGTTGCCATATTCGGGACCTCGGGAAGGGAAGTCGCGTCCGGGAGCGGAAGATTCCCCTTCAGAGATTCATACGTGTGGAATTGGATTCGAGTTACATCGGACCCACTCCCGGGTGCAAGGACGCCGCCAAGACCCGCGCCACTGGCTGAAATAAACACCAGCTCGAGCGTGACTCCCATCACCGACTTTGCTTCCTTGGCCGTCTACTCTTACTTCTGCGGCAGTGTTTCTCAGATGATCTGCGGTCGGGAGAATCCGAACACGGATCAGATCCGAAATAAAGCACTTGGGAGTTTACCTTCGAAGTAATCCCCCCTCCCCGATCATCCTCAGGAGCTTCAACTACCCCCACCCCCCACCCTGCAACCCGCTAAATGATTGATAAATCGATATCGGATTTCTTCAGTCCGAATTCAGAAAATCCGGGCTTCCGTAAAGATGAGCCTCACGCCACCGGGTGCGCTAGATCTACGTGTTGGTTAACCCTGCTTCTCGGCGGGTCAACCGGCACTTCGCGCATTGGCAATGAAGGCGCGGACCTTGCCCGCATCTTTCCGCCCAGGCGCAGCTTCCACGCCGGAGACAACATCCACACCCCACGGGCGAAGAGTGGCGATGGCTTCGGCGACGTTGTCGGGGCTGAGGCCTCCGGCAGCGACCAGGACCTTCCCGCCGTTTGGGTTCTGAAACAGCGTCTCGGCGGCGTGAGCCCAGTCGAACGCGATGCCCGTGCCTCCAACAGCGGTGGCGGTCCGTGAGTCGACCAGCAGACCATCGACGTTCGGATCGGCCAGGTATGCCTCCGCGTACTGCATCGCGCCGGGCCCGAAGTGCACCACGCGCAGAATGCGCAGCCCGGGGCCGAACTCGGCACGCAACCGGGCGGGCCCGTCTGTAGCGAGAGCGGAATGAATCTGCACGCCGGTGAGGCCGCAGGTGCGGACGATGGAAACGATCTCATCGAACGGGGTATCGACGAAGACGCCAATCTTTTCAACAGATGCGGGGAGCTGCGCAGTGATGGCTGCGACCTGCTCAGCGTTGACGCGGCGCGGACTGGCGGCGAAGACGAAGCCGAGGGCATCCGCGCCGGAGTCGACCGCGAGTTGCGCGTCTTCAAGCGAGGTGTTGCCGCAGATTTTGACCCAGAGGCTCATCGGGCGACCGGGCTCACGGCGAGGAGATCTTTGAGGGCGACCCCTGGGTCGTGTTGGCGCATCAGGCTTTCGCCAATGAGGAAGGCGTCGAATCCAGCGGCCCGAAGACGGCCGATATCATCCGCGGAGGTGATGCCACTTTCGGCCACCCGCACAACGGTGGACGGGATTCGGTCGGCGAGTTCGAGCGACCGCTCCAAGCTGACGTCGAAGGTCTTGAGGTCGCGGTTGTTCACGCCGATGGCCTCCGCGCCGGTTTCGCCGAGAGCGTCCAGGACGCGGTCCAGTTCGTCGCCTGTGTGTACTTCGACGAGGACGTCGAGCGAAATCGCATGTGCGCGAGCAGCGAAACGCTTCATCTCCTCGTTGGTGAGGGCGGCGGCAATGAGCAGGATGGCGTCGGCGCGGTGCGCGCGGGCTTCGACGATCTGGTAGTCGTCGATCATGAAGTCTTTGCGAAGGCAGGGGAGCGAGACAGCCGCGGAGGCGAGTTCCAGGTTGCGCAGGCTGCCCTGAAAGAAGGGCTCGTCGGTGAGGACGGAAAGGCATGTCGCGCCCCCCGCCTTGTAGCGGCGGGCGATCCATTCGGGATCGAAGTCCGCGCGAATGAGGCCCTTGGAGGGCGACGCCTTCTTGATTTCTGCGATGACAGCAGGGCCATGTGCTGACTGGCTGCGAAGAGCCGCGGCCCATCCACGGGGGCGATGAGCCTCAGCGCGTCTTTCGAGATCTGTGACGGGCACAAGCTCGCGTGCAGCCGCAACGGTGCGGCGGGTGGCGGCGAGGATTGTGTCGAGTCGCGTGCTCATCAGGCTAATCGTATTGTGGCACAGGGGCGAGAAGCGGAAGTCCGTGGCAACGCGGACCTCAGTGCGAGCGACAGTGAGCGGCGGCCGCACCGCAGGTGCCGAGCGGTTGCCGCACCGCAGGTGCTGGTGGGCCCGGAGGGATTTGAACCCCCAACCAAGGGATTATGAGTCCCCTGCTCTAACCGTTGAGCTACAGGCCCTTCAATGACGGGGGGCGATTGCGGATCCAGCTGATTGCCGCGATCTGTAAGGCTGCTCTCCCCGAGTCTACTTAGCATTGTATGGGGCAGATAGCGCTGTTCGGAATCTGGCGGCGTTTATCGTTTGGTTATCCAGGAGTACTGCCAGCCTGCAGAGACGTTTTTGTAGTTGCCGCCGTAGCGGATGTAGGCACCGTCGCTGTAGCTGAACTTGATGGACTGACGCTTCGTGACCGGAAATGAAACGGTGCCCCCGACGCGGGAGTTGCGGTTGGTGGTCAGGGAGTTCGTCTTGCCGTCAATGGCGCTGGCGCCGCCGAACCAGAAGTTTCCGTCAAGCGAGGCCCAGAGACGCGGCCGCACATCATAGCTGAAATGGCCTTCGAAGGAGCCCATGGGGCTCTGGGTCTGGCGGTGGACCCCGCTGGTGATGGCGTTGTGCGAGAAGAACTCTGGGTTTTCGGTGTAGAACCAGACCCCGCCGTAGGTGTCTAGGAGCCAGTGATTCCAGCGGCGGGAGAGGCCGACCTCGGGTTTGAGTGCCCAGCGGTTGATTCCCAGGTTGATGAGCTTTTCAGGGTCGTACTGGCCGGTTGGTGGCAGCACCTTGATGCTGGCGCCGATGAGGAGCTTTTGCTGCCACTTGACGAACTGGCGGACGTCCATCGAGGGGCCGCCCATCAGATTGACGGAGAAGCGGAAGGTGGCCGGAAGCAGACCGGAGCGATGTGTGGCAGTCTGGCTACCCAGGACGTTGCCGCTGAAGTCGCCGACGCCGTAGGGCAGGGCACCGAGCACGTTTGCCGAGCGTCCAAAAAAACTCAACGAGCGGACATAGCTGACGACCGGTGTGTGTAAGCTCACCGTGGCATCGGTCACGGGGACGGAACCGTCAAGGTTCATGTTGCCGTTCGAAAAGCCGTAGGTCAGGGTGATGGCGTTGCTTCTGATCGGGGTGATGAGATAAGCGCGGGGAGCCAGATCCTGTCCCCGTGCCGGTCGGGAGAGCGAGATGGGCAACACCAACCAGGACAGCAATCGCATGAGCGAGAGATTGGCGAGGTGTCTCATTTGGTCCGCACTCTCCGGGTGCGTCGAGTCATAGGCTGGGGCCCTGTAATTCCTCGGTTTGGCAAGGAGGAGAAGGATAAGCCCTTCACCCGTCGCAAGATGTCGCTGTAACCATCTGCGCGAGTAAAACATGAGGATAGGGCTGGGACATCTGACAGAATGTGCAGTCAGCCTGACGAAGAAGAAGCGCGACCTCGTTCAATACACGCCGAGCCGGGACTGTAAGACTTTCCAGTGTCGGCCTCTACGAGTGCTTCGTAAACTCCGAACGCGCGGAGAGATTTTCGGCCAAAAACCTCAGAACCGCACCTGGGGACTTGCGAAGCGGGGCAGTGAGAACGCCGCTGTCTGAATGGTGCAAGGAGAGCTCGATATGGCTGTCGCGTCTCTAGAGCGGGCCGGAGAGGTGTCTGCAACGACCGCCTGGTCTACCTATCCGACCCTCTATGAAATCGATACATGGATCTGGCTGGCAGACTTGGCGCGTAAGTACGGGCGCGCGGTGGACCTCGGGTCTGTGCCTGCCGCGGAGTGGGATGCTGTTGCGGCATACGCGTTCGACGCGGTGTGGCTGATGGGTGTGTGGGAGCGCAGCCCGGCGGGCATCGCAATCGCGAATCAGAATGAGGGACTTCTCAAGGATTTCCGGCGGGCGCTGCCGGATTTCGAAACTAGCGATAACGTCGGGTCGCCTTATTGCATACGGAACTATGAGGTGGATTCGCATCTGGGAGGCAGAGACGGGCTTGCCGCGGCGCGGGCAGAACTTGCAGCGCGGGGCATGAAGCTGATTCTCGATTTCGTGCCGAATCACGTGGCCCCGGACCATCCGTGGGTGGAGTCGCATCTCGAGCACTTCGTTCGTGGAACTACGCAGGATGCACTTGATGACCCTCAGTCGTTTCTGGTCGCGAATGGGAAGGTATTTGCGCGAGGACGAGATCCGAATTTTCCGGCGTGGCCCGATGTGCTGCAGTTGAATGCTTTCCATGAAGGCCTGCGCGCGGCGGTGATTGAGACGCTGCATTCGATATCCGATCAGGCGGATGGAGTTCGCTGCGACATGGCGATGCTGCCCATGACGCGGATCTTCCAGAAGACGTGGGGCGGGCGCGCGGGCTTCCTGCCGTCGACCGAATATTGGTGTGAGGTGATTTCCGCGGTGAAGGCACGCTCGCCCGGATTCCTGTTCATTGGCGAAGCGTACTGGGATCTGGAGTGGGACCTGCAGCAGCAGGGATTCGACTTCTGCTACGACAAGAAGCTTTACGACCGCCTGGAACACAGCAACGCGGAGAGCGTGCGGCTACACCTGTGCGCCGATCTGGGGTACCAGGAGAAGCTGCTGAGGTTCATCGAAAATCACGATGAGCCGCGCGCGGCGGCGGCATTCCCCGGCGCGAAGCAGCGTGCCGCCGCGATCACGGTGGGGACGCTGCCTGGGATCAGGATGTTCCACGAAGGGGAGTTCGAGGGGCGGAGGGTGCGTCCGCCAGTGTTTCTGGGAAGGCGCCCGGATGAGGCCGCCGATGAAGATCTGCGCGCCTTTTACGTGCGGCTGTTGCCCGCAATCAATCGGGAGCTGTTCCGCAGCGGCAAGTGGGAACTGTGCGAGCGGAGCGGTTGGCCGGACAACAGCACTTATCAGAATGTGGTCGCGTGGACGTGGACACTCGGCGACCAGCGCGCGCTGATTGTCGTGAACCTTAGCGGGGAGTTATCGCAGGCCCATGTGCGGGTGCCGGAGATCAAAGGCGGCACATGGAGCTTGAAGGACCGAATCAACGGGGTAGAGTACACGCGAGCGGGGAGCGAAATGGGCTCGAAAGGGCTGTATGTGGAACTCGCCGCCTGGGGATTTCATTTCTTTGAGTGCCGCAGCAAGTAGATGCGAAGGATCGGCAACGCCGATCCGCAAAGTCGGGGAGCAACTGAGAAGGAGAGAGTGATGACTGCGAAAGCCAGAGAGACTTCCACTCCGTTCAGCTATACCGAGACGGCAGAGCAGACCAGGTTGAACGATACGCGTGAGGCCGGAATCCCGTGGAAGAAGTGGGGGCCGTATCTGAGCGAGCGGCAATGGGGCACAGTTCGCGAAGACTATAGCGAGGATGGCAATGCGTGGAATTACTTCACTCACGACCAGTCGCGCTCACGTGCCTATCTGTGGGGTGAGGACGGTCTAGCGGGCGTCTCGGACGACAAGCAATACCTTTGCTTTGCGCTGGCGCTGTGGAACGGCCGCGACTCGATTTTGAAGGAACGCTTGTTCGGGTTGACGAACAGCGAAGGCAATCACGGAGAGGACGTAAAGGAATACTACTTCTACGTCGACAGCACTCCCACGCACTCGTACATGAAATACCTCTACAAATACCCGCACGCGGAATTTCCGTATTACCAGCTGGTGGAGGAGAACCGGCAGCGATCGCGCGACGAACTCGAGTACGAGCTGATCGATACGGGAGTGTTCGATCAGGATCGCTACTTTGATGTGTTTGTAGAATACGCGAAGGCCGCGCCGGAGGACCTGCTCGTCAAGATCACGGTACATAACCGTGGGCCAGAGGCGGCGCCGATCCACGTTTTGCCTACGGTGTGGTTCCGCAACACCTGGATGTGGCAGTCGAATCCCGGGAGACCGCTGCTTCGGCAGATTGGAAACGCGAACATACTGGCTCAGCACGAGAAACTTGGAGAGCGTGTGCTGGCGTGCGATGGCAATGCGGAACTTCTATTCACGGAAAATGACTCGAACACCCAGAAATTGTGGGGACAACCGAATGAGCAGCCATATGTGAAGGACGCCTTTCACGAGTGCGTGGTGCATGGCAACACGGCTGCCGTAAATCCGGCAAGGGAAGGAACGAAGGCATGCGCGCACTACTCGGCT from the Occallatibacter riparius genome contains:
- the trpC gene encoding indole-3-glycerol phosphate synthase TrpC, with translation MSTRLDTILAATRRTVAAARELVPVTDLERRAEAHRPRGWAAALRSQSAHGPAVIAEIKKASPSKGLIRADFDPEWIARRYKAGGATCLSVLTDEPFFQGSLRNLELASAAVSLPCLRKDFMIDDYQIVEARAHRADAILLIAAALTNEEMKRFAARAHAISLDVLVEVHTGDELDRVLDALGETGAEAIGVNNRDLKTFDVSLERSLELADRIPSTVVRVAESGITSADDIGRLRAAGFDAFLIGESLMRQHDPGVALKDLLAVSPVAR
- a CDS encoding alpha-amylase family glycosyl hydrolase; amino-acid sequence: MAVASLERAGEVSATTAWSTYPTLYEIDTWIWLADLARKYGRAVDLGSVPAAEWDAVAAYAFDAVWLMGVWERSPAGIAIANQNEGLLKDFRRALPDFETSDNVGSPYCIRNYEVDSHLGGRDGLAAARAELAARGMKLILDFVPNHVAPDHPWVESHLEHFVRGTTQDALDDPQSFLVANGKVFARGRDPNFPAWPDVLQLNAFHEGLRAAVIETLHSISDQADGVRCDMAMLPMTRIFQKTWGGRAGFLPSTEYWCEVISAVKARSPGFLFIGEAYWDLEWDLQQQGFDFCYDKKLYDRLEHSNAESVRLHLCADLGYQEKLLRFIENHDEPRAAAAFPGAKQRAAAITVGTLPGIRMFHEGEFEGRRVRPPVFLGRRPDEAADEDLRAFYVRLLPAINRELFRSGKWELCERSGWPDNSTYQNVVAWTWTLGDQRALIVVNLSGELSQAHVRVPEIKGGTWSLKDRINGVEYTRAGSEMGSKGLYVELAAWGFHFFECRSK
- a CDS encoding phosphoribosylanthranilate isomerase; its protein translation is MSLWVKICGNTSLEDAQLAVDSGADALGFVFAASPRRVNAEQVAAITAQLPASVEKIGVFVDTPFDEIVSIVRTCGLTGVQIHSALATDGPARLRAEFGPGLRILRVVHFGPGAMQYAEAYLADPNVDGLLVDSRTATAVGGTGIAFDWAHAAETLFQNPNGGKVLVAAGGLSPDNVAEAIATLRPWGVDVVSGVEAAPGRKDAGKVRAFIANARSAG
- a CDS encoding transporter; this encodes MRHLANLSLMRLLSWLVLPISLSRPARGQDLAPRAYLITPIRSNAITLTYGFSNGNMNLDGSVPVTDATVSLHTPVVSYVRSLSFFGRSANVLGALPYGVGDFSGNVLGSQTATHRSGLLPATFRFSVNLMGGPSMDVRQFVKWQQKLLIGASIKVLPPTGQYDPEKLINLGINRWALKPEVGLSRRWNHWLLDTYGGVWFYTENPEFFSHNAITSGVHRQTQSPMGSFEGHFSYDVRPRLWASLDGNFWFGGASAIDGKTNSLTTNRNSRVGGTVSFPVTKRQSIKFSYSDGAYIRYGGNYKNVSAGWQYSWITKR